GAATCAAAAATAATTATTGTAGAAAACAGCAATCAACTTATAAAAGCTCTTTATGCTTTAAATCACTGCAAATGCCTTGACAAAATAATAGTTATGAATGCGGAAGACATAAAAGAGGATCACACATCCATTATGAGCTTTAAAAATTTACTTGATGCTGGAAAAAAATTGCACGAATCCAATCAAGAATTATTTGAAAATCTCTCAAAAGCTGTAACTCCTGATGATATTGCTACAATTGTTTATACATCAGGCACAACCGGAACTCCAAAAGGAGCAATGATTACCCATAAAAATATAATGGCTGTTATTAAATCCCTCGCTCAAATAAAACCTCCTTATGCGTACGATTCTGATCAAACTGTTCCATTTTTACCTTTAAGTCATGTTTTTGAACGAGTTGCAGGCCATTTTTTTGGAATGTATATCGGCATAACATCATCCTACGCTGAAAGCATTGAAACGCTTCTCGCAGATTTAAAAGAAAAGAAACCTACGATTGTTCTCGCAGTACCAAGGGTGCTTGAAAAAGTTTATCAAAAAATAATGTCTCAAGTTGATAATCAGCCTTTATGGAAAAGAATTATTTTTTCATTAGGCCAAAATCTCGGCAATAAAATCAGTGAATACAGGGAATCAAAACAAAGCATACCTGTTGTTTTTAAATTATTACATGCGGCTGCATATATTTTAATATTCAAAAAACTTCAAGAAGGTCTTGGTGGAAGAGTTAGATGGATAACAGCATCTGGGGCGCCAACTGCAAATGATATAATTCGTTTTTTCAATGCTGCCGGAATTATGGTAATTGAAGGTTACGGAATGACTGAATGTGTTGCTCCTGCTACAATGAGTCGTATTGATCATTATAAAATAGGCACAGCAGGTCCCCCAATACCTGGCATGGAAATGAAAATAGCCGAAGATGGCGAAATTCTTATACGAGGAGAAAATTTATTTAAAGGCTACTTTAAAATGGAGGAAGAAACAAAAAGAGCCTTTACTGAAGACGGTTTTTTTATGACAGGAGATGTTGGAAAGTTCGATAAAGACAGGTTTTTAGCGATTACTGATAGAAAAAAAGACCTTATTATAACATCTGGCGGAAAAAACGTAGCTCCCCAAAAAATCGAAAATCTTTTCAAAACTAATCCTATTTTTTCCCAATTCATTGTTATTGGAGATAAAAAAAAATATCTTTCAGCTATTTGCAACATTAATCTTGAAGAAGCGGCAAAACTTGCAATTAAAAACAACATTGCATTTGAAAGCCCTTTAGATCTTTTGAATAATGAAAAATTTAATAAAGCGCTTGAAAAAATAATATCTGAAATGAACACTAAGCTTGCAAAGTATGAAACCATAAAAAGATTTAAAATTATAAATCAAGAATTTTCCCAGGATACAGGAGAACTTACGCCGTCATTAAAAGTTAAAAGAAAAGTCGTTCATACCAAATACAGAGATATAATTGATTCCATGTATGAAAATTAAGGAGGTCGTATAAAAATGGAAATGTTTAAAGATATCGAACCGATGGTTCATAAAAGCGGAATAAACGTCCCATATACTTGGTGGGCTGGAGAAACCGCTGGAGAATTTTTTATTTCCTTAAGAGATGAAAAAAAAATAAAAGGAAAAAAATGTTCCCAATGCGGAAAAGTATATATCCCTCCAAGAAAAACCTGTCCTTTATGCTTTATTGAAAATACTGAATGGGTAGAAGTTTCAATTAAAGGAACTTTAGAATCATATACAATTGTGAAAAGACAGATGTCCGCTTTAAAAAAGAAAACGCCTGTAGTTTTTGGACTTATAAAATTGGATGGAGCTGATACATCTATACTTCATTATATTGATGAAGTTGAGCTTAGCAATATAAATATCGGCATGAGGCTTGAGGCAAAATTTTCTGAACAACGAAAAGCTACAATCATGGATATTGAGTATTTTAAGCCTTTAACTTAACTTTTCATCGGAGGTTACAAATTATGGATAACGCTGCTATCATAGGAATAGGCATGACAAAAATAGAAGGCAAAAAAACAACTGAAACTTTTGCTGATATGGTCTGGGAGTCTGTAAATAAAGCCTTAGACGACGCTGGCATGACAATTCATGATATTGATAATGTAATAACAACTTCCAATGATTTTTGGGACGGAAGAACAATTTCATGCATGGCTGTTGGAGACGCGAGTGGATCAGGCTTAAACAAAAATATATCCTGCGTTGAAGGAGACGGAACGTTTGGAGCTTTTTATGGATTAACACGCGTTTTGTCAGGATCCTATGGAACAACCCTTGTTACTGCCCATAGTAAAGGTTCGGAAAGTATATCAAGTCTTATAACAAATGCATCATTTGATCCTCTTTATGAAAGAGAACTCGGAATGGACATGGTTACAGCTTGCGCTATGCAAGCAATGGCCTATATGCATAGGACTGGAACTACGCCAGAACAACTCGCAATGGTATCTGTTAAAAATCATGGAAATGCAAAATATAACTCAAATGCTCAATTACCAATGGATATAACTATTTCTGATGTTTTAAATTCAGAAATTATATCTGCTCCGCTCCATAAACTTGACTGTTCTCCAGTTTCCGACGGAGCCTGTGCCATCATAATTGCTAATGAATCAAGAGCATCAAGTTATAAAAAAAAACCTATTTGGATAAAAGGCGTTTCTTTTTGTTCGGACTATTATTTTTTAGGGGATAGGGATATTTCAAAAGCGGCAGCTTTAACAAAAGCATCAAAAAAAGCTTTTGATATGGCAGGAATAAAAGATCCGTCAAAGGAAATAAATGTTTTAGAAATTTATGACGCTTTTACGTATCAGGAACTTTTATGGCTTGAATCAATGGGTTTGTGCGAAGATGGAAATGCCGGGAATCTTCTTGAAAAAGGATATTTCAATATTAACGGCAAAATTCCGGTAAATCCTTCAGGTGGTCTTTTAAGTGGTCATCCTGTTATTGCCGCAGGATTAATAAGAATAGCCGAGTTAGTAAGGCAGCTTAGGGGCGAAGCTGAACAATATCAAACTATAGATTCTAAAATTGGCGTAGCTCAAGGAGTTAATGGCTTATGTGGTCAATCCCATTGTGTATGGGTTCTTGGAAAAGATAAATAATTTAAGAAATGTTATAAGCAACGGAGAAATAAAAAAATGAGCAAAAAACGAGTAGCGATTGTAGGTACAGGCCAAACATTTCATAAAAGCCATAGGCCTGATGTTAATGGTCAAGAGCTTATTAATGAAGCTGTGCAAAGAGCCCTTTGCGATGCAAATCTTAAAATAAATGATATTGATGCTATTGTAATAGGCAACATGGATCATTTTGAAGGTATAAATTATGTTGATTGCTGGAGCGTTGATGGTTCAGGCGGAGTTATGAAGCCTATAATTAAATTAACTACCGGAGGAACTACTGGTAGTACTATAGCTATCGGAGGTTATCACTTAGTTGCATCAGGCATTTTCGAAAAAGTTTTAATTATTGGCTGGGAAAAAAATTCAGAATCAGACACAACAGGAGCCATTACAACTGCCTTTGACCCTGTGTGGGATAGACTTGTTTTTGCAGGAGCAATTTCAGGTCTTGCTGCTGAAGCCCAAGCATATATATCAAAATATGGAGCAAGCGACAAAGATGGAGCTCGAGTATCTGTTAGGGATAGGAAACACGCATGTAATAATCCACATGCTCAACTTAGAAAAGAAGTTAGCATAGAAGATGTGCTTGCATCACCAATGCTTGCTGACCCTATTCATTTGCTTGATGTATGCCCTCGAACTGATGGAGCCTGTGCTGTAATAATGGCAAGCGACGACTGCGCTGAAAAAATAACTCCAACCCCAGACTGGATAGTTGCAACATCAAGTCGCCATAAATATACATATCTCGGAGATGTTAACTGGGGACAATTAGACAGTATGGCTCTTGCATCAAAAGAAATTTATAAAAAAGCTGGAATAAAAGAGCCACGCAAAGAAATTAACGTAATAGAACTTTATCAGCCATATTCCTTTGCAGGCATAATATGGATTGAAGATTTAGGCATTGCCGAAAAGGGTAATGGCTCTGAATATATTTGGAGCGGAGCTACGGATATGGGAGGTGAGCTTCCAATAAATCCTTCAGGAGGAGTTATAGCTTGTAATCCTATCGGCGCAACCGGCCTTATAAGATGTGCTGAAGCTGCCCTTCAAATCATGGGTAAGGCTGAAACAAGGCAAGTTCCAGACGTTAAGCTTGCATTAAGTTCAGGCTTTGGAGGCTGTATGTGGACTGACTTAATTCTTCATTCAAAGAAAAAACCAGATTTTTAGGAGGAACAAAATGAAAGAAAATATAATAATAGAGTCTGGGGCACTTTTCCAGCCATTTAATTATTCTATCGGTTTATATGGAAGTAAATTTTTTAAAGAACTTACAGATAATAGGAAATTTTTCGGAACAAAATGTCAAAAATGCAATAAAGTTTATATTCCTCCAAGAAAGGTTTGCGGCCCTTGTTTCTCTGAAATGACAGAATTTGTTGAAGTTGGTCCAAAGGGAGTAATTGGAACTTACACAATATTGAGATATGCTTTTATTGATCCTGAAACAGGAGAGCAAAAGCCTGTTCCTTACGGCTATGGATTTATAAAATTAGATGGAGCTGATACTCTTTTTCAGCACTATATTAACATAGAAGACGAATCTAAAGTTAAGATAGGAGCAAGAGTTGAGCCTGTATTTTCTGAAGAAAAAAAAGGAACAATAAAAGATATTCTTTATTTTAAAATTATAGATTGAAAGATTTGAATTTTTATAGAATAGGGGGCTTATAAATATAAAAGTTATCCCCCTAATTTTATAACAAATAAAAAATGACATATCATTTCTAATTTTAGATAGTAAAATTTGAATTATCCTTTAAATTTGGCCTTAATAAACGGAATAGTATGTCATTTAATAATTGAAAATGAGATTTTTTTGAGTCATATTTTAGAGTAAAATACGAAATTTAAAGGTTATTGAAAATATTTTTTCTGAATCTGATTAGAGAAGCT
The genomic region above belongs to Desulfobacterales bacterium and contains:
- a CDS encoding long-chain fatty acid--CoA ligase codes for the protein MEQTINDVFKNRAIKYKKRIAIEKKFKGKWESATWEEYYNQSRHTGLSLYSLGINKGDKVSILAENRLEWLFSDMGTLGAGGCIIPIYPTLTKEDVAYIVENSESKIIIVENSNQLIKALYALNHCKCLDKIIVMNAEDIKEDHTSIMSFKNLLDAGKKLHESNQELFENLSKAVTPDDIATIVYTSGTTGTPKGAMITHKNIMAVIKSLAQIKPPYAYDSDQTVPFLPLSHVFERVAGHFFGMYIGITSSYAESIETLLADLKEKKPTIVLAVPRVLEKVYQKIMSQVDNQPLWKRIIFSLGQNLGNKISEYRESKQSIPVVFKLLHAAAYILIFKKLQEGLGGRVRWITASGAPTANDIIRFFNAAGIMVIEGYGMTECVAPATMSRIDHYKIGTAGPPIPGMEMKIAEDGEILIRGENLFKGYFKMEEETKRAFTEDGFFMTGDVGKFDKDRFLAITDRKKDLIITSGGKNVAPQKIENLFKTNPIFSQFIVIGDKKKYLSAICNINLEEAAKLAIKNNIAFESPLDLLNNEKFNKALEKIISEMNTKLAKYETIKRFKIINQEFSQDTGELTPSLKVKRKVVHTKYRDIIDSMYEN
- a CDS encoding Zn-ribbon domain-containing OB-fold protein encodes the protein MEMFKDIEPMVHKSGINVPYTWWAGETAGEFFISLRDEKKIKGKKCSQCGKVYIPPRKTCPLCFIENTEWVEVSIKGTLESYTIVKRQMSALKKKTPVVFGLIKLDGADTSILHYIDEVELSNINIGMRLEAKFSEQRKATIMDIEYFKPLT
- a CDS encoding thiolase family protein, whose product is MDNAAIIGIGMTKIEGKKTTETFADMVWESVNKALDDAGMTIHDIDNVITTSNDFWDGRTISCMAVGDASGSGLNKNISCVEGDGTFGAFYGLTRVLSGSYGTTLVTAHSKGSESISSLITNASFDPLYERELGMDMVTACAMQAMAYMHRTGTTPEQLAMVSVKNHGNAKYNSNAQLPMDITISDVLNSEIISAPLHKLDCSPVSDGACAIIIANESRASSYKKKPIWIKGVSFCSDYYFLGDRDISKAAALTKASKKAFDMAGIKDPSKEINVLEIYDAFTYQELLWLESMGLCEDGNAGNLLEKGYFNINGKIPVNPSGGLLSGHPVIAAGLIRIAELVRQLRGEAEQYQTIDSKIGVAQGVNGLCGQSHCVWVLGKDK
- a CDS encoding thiolase family protein, which produces MSKKRVAIVGTGQTFHKSHRPDVNGQELINEAVQRALCDANLKINDIDAIVIGNMDHFEGINYVDCWSVDGSGGVMKPIIKLTTGGTTGSTIAIGGYHLVASGIFEKVLIIGWEKNSESDTTGAITTAFDPVWDRLVFAGAISGLAAEAQAYISKYGASDKDGARVSVRDRKHACNNPHAQLRKEVSIEDVLASPMLADPIHLLDVCPRTDGACAVIMASDDCAEKITPTPDWIVATSSRHKYTYLGDVNWGQLDSMALASKEIYKKAGIKEPRKEINVIELYQPYSFAGIIWIEDLGIAEKGNGSEYIWSGATDMGGELPINPSGGVIACNPIGATGLIRCAEAALQIMGKAETRQVPDVKLALSSGFGGCMWTDLILHSKKKPDF
- a CDS encoding Zn-ribbon domain-containing OB-fold protein, with the protein product MKENIIIESGALFQPFNYSIGLYGSKFFKELTDNRKFFGTKCQKCNKVYIPPRKVCGPCFSEMTEFVEVGPKGVIGTYTILRYAFIDPETGEQKPVPYGYGFIKLDGADTLFQHYINIEDESKVKIGARVEPVFSEEKKGTIKDILYFKIID